A segment of the Lathamus discolor isolate bLatDis1 chromosome 9, bLatDis1.hap1, whole genome shotgun sequence genome:
CATTTGAATTTTGCAAGCTATTACAGCATACTCATGGATATATTCACTGCATGTGTGATGCTGCTGGTCTGTTTGAGCAGTTTCTAAAGCAAAACTACATAAACTGTAGGTGCTGTGGATTGGTTGTTTTTAAACTACTGAACCATTCTCTGTCCGCTGCAAGTGTAAGTGCATGAATCTGAACAGCAGTTGGCTGATTTAAAACTTCTTAATCAGTAAGTTTGTTTCCTTCATaacttgtttttgtttgtttaaaaacagcTGTTATAATAGGTCCTGATGGACAGCCCTTAACAGTTTACCCTTGTCATATTTGTGGGAAAAAATTTAAATCCAGAGGATTCTTGAAAAGGCACATGAAGAATCATCCAGATCATATGATTAAGAAGAAGTACCAGTGTACAGACTGTGACTTTACAACTAACAAAAAAGTAAGTTTCCACAATCATCTGGAAAGCCATAAACTTATAAATAAAGTTGATAAAACACATGAGTTCACAGAATATACAAGAAGATACAGAGAAGCAAGCCCGTTGAGTTCTAACAAACTCATACTGAGGGACAAGGAGCCCAAGCTACACAAGTGCAAATATTGTGACTATGAAACCGCAGAGCAGGGACTACTCAATAGACACCTACTTGCAGTTCATAGTAAGAACTTCCCTCATGTGTGTGTGGAGTGTGGGAAAGGATTCCGTCACCCGTCAGAGCTGAAAAAGCATATGAGGACCCACACTGGGGAAAAGCCATACCAGTGTCAGCACTGTGTCTTCAGGTGTGCTGATCAGTCCAACCTGAAAACGCACATCAAAGCCAAACACGGGACTGATCTACCGTTTAAATGTGAGCACTGTCCCCAGGCTTTTGCAGATGAGaaagaactgcagcagcacacagaacTATTTCAAGGGCATAAGACTCACCAGTGTCCACATTGTGACCATAAGAGCACCAATTCAAGTGACCTGAAACGACACATTATTTCAGTTCACACAAAGGATTTTCCCCACAAATGTGAGGTATGTGAAAAAGGCTTCCATCGTCCATCTGAGCTCAAAAAGCATAGTGAAACCcataaaggtaaaaaaatacatcagtgtAGACACTGTGACTTTAAAACATCAGATCCTTTTGTACTTAGCGGGCATATCCTCTCAGTTCACACCAAGGACCTgccttttaaatgcaaaagatGTAAAAGAGGATTTAGGCAGCAGAACGAACTTAAGAAGCACATGAAGACCCACAGTGGAAGAAAAGTATATCAATGCCAGTATTGTGAATATAGCACTACGGATGCGTCAGGCTTTAAACGACATGTAATATCAATACACACAAAGGACTATCCACATAGGTGTGAGTATTGCAAAAAGGGGTTCCGTAGACCATCCGAAAAAAATCAGCATATAATGAGGCACCACAAAGAGGCCATAATATGATCTCCAGAAGGAAGCAATTTAGAAACTGTGATATGctaattggggaaaaaaatatctcatgAACTGTTTCTCCTGGTTTCAAAGCTTGATATTAAATCATAACTTTACATTCTTTGTATTAAAAGTCTTAAAAGTATTAGGGTTGACAGGGGATCTCATAGCCCTATGATTGTTGCTTATCAGAACCTAAAGAGCACTATAGAATGCAGAAGGATGGATGAATGTCTTAAATTTGCAGAAAGATGGATGAATGTCTTTAAATTAATAGTATTACACGTCGTTAAGCTATAGAAGACAAAACAAAGGTGATTGTGTTACCCATTTTGTCAGTAACAGCGTTTGTCTCCAATATGAACACAGTTCAGATATATGGTGGGGTTATTTACAAACTGTTTGCGAAGGCGACCGCGTCTTAACTTCTTGTGCAGTTTTGAAAGGAGAGTATTAGCCAGTTACTTGATCATAACGTTTTTAAATCGTGCCTAGGAATTAAATTCCAGAACTGGTCAAATTTGGGAGGGtctcttttgggttttgtgggggtttcttttaaaaaaagacatttcattaGGAAactttttgtttcctgtattAGTTTAGGTCCAACAAGGAAATTTTTAATGGTTTCAAAGCTGCTAACCTATTTCATTGCAGGATATGATGTTGAAATATAGCATTATGTTATGGTCTCAGAGGTGGTGTTCTGGTGCTAGGGTTAAAGGTGTGTATGTacataatttcccttttttatctGAATCTCCAGTTGAATGTTGTTCAGTATGGCACATAGAACAAAATTAACTTCGGatttgacttttttcttcctcaaggCTAAAACGGATGCAGCTCATAGTGTTGTGACCCAACACTGAATTCTTTTCCTCGCTACTTTAAAACCGTCTCTAAAAAAACCCATTGAAAACAGACTTGAAAAATGTCAGCTTTTGTTAATTCACATTCAGAGTACTTAGAAGTTCTTTAGGGCAGTGTTGTTAACTGGTATGACGAGTGTCGTCCTACCTCCTAATGTGAAATCTTCCATATAGACATGAAATTGCACCTTTTAATCAACCCTTTCCAAAAGTCTCTACCATACTATAAACATGCATTTTCAATCTGTAAGAAAGTATATATGCAGTATTTAACCAGAGAAATACGCTGCCACTAGAGTTTGGAGGTGGATCTTCAGTTTACAGtgtatacatttaaaatatgcatcCCTTTAAACAATGCTTTGTGTTAGCATGCTGCAAATCAAATGGCGCTTAATATAACAAGCTGGTCTAGGGCTATTTAATGAAAAACCTGTTCATAAATGTTATGCATATAAtgtgtattttttacttttttagttGCTTCATGTTTGCACACAGCTGTTCACATGATAAATTGTAACTTCATGCTATATTGTGgctttgtgtttcagaaatgtTCATACTTTGGGTTTTTGCACCAGATGAGAATCAGTTCCTTGAGaataaattttttttatatttctaaacTTCAGAAAGTTAAATTTGGGAAATCTCTTTAGAAAAATCCGTGTTTTATGTGGCTGTAAAAACTGATGTACACGCTGTAAAATAAGAGTGTCACTGTTATGTGGGATTATGATTTCTAAATGTGTTACTCATCGTAACGGGCATACAATAAAACGCATCTCTTGCACTCCAAATATTTTGgagtttgcttttcatttatgGTGTTCAGGAACGTCTCATTCTGTGTAAATTTGCTTAATATGTTAAGTTGTGTCACTCACTAATGAATATGTAATAACTGTTCCAAGTAAACAGGTTACTTGAGGTATATTTATCAGACAGTTGAGACTGCCGGGGTTTGTTTGACTTTAACCCTTTGAAGTTACAGGTATTGTGTTTGTGCTTATTTCTGGAATAATCAGCCGTGATACTGACATGCCTTGGAAACTTTTCCGTTAAGTAGAGAGAACATAAAACTTCTCACGTATTTGGGAAAAGCCAGGTAGGTTTTGTCTTTCTGTCCGTGTAATAAGAACGGCTTGCGAAATGGAACACTAAAAACATTGCTCTTAATTCCCCTCTCTTTTAGAGTGTTCGGATGATGACATTGGTAAGAGATGTCATTGAAAGCTTTTAGAAGAGAGTGCAATCAATATTAAGTGAGCTCCTCATTGGCGGCTTCCAGCAGGCTTTTAGCCAGTGAACTCGTAGGTTTTGTACTAAAAACCAGAGATGGCGCACACCTGAAGCTGTTCACCTGGCTGTTGCTTAGGCTTTGGTTTTTGGTATGCCCAGCGATGAGGGGAGGAGGCTGTAGGATTCAGAAGCTTGTAGTGATGAAAGTTGTGGTGTTTGGCAATTGCAATGCTTTATTCCTGAATGTATATTGAATACATAGACTGAAGGAGTTTCTTCATAGCAGACTGAAGATGATCATTCTGACTCTGTGACAAAGCACGCATCTGTGCTGGCTCATTTTTCCACCTTACAGATGGACAGAACAATCAGGTATTTGACCATTTTAAGCATCTTTCTGTAGCCAACTTTGTATAAAGGCTTTATCCCACATTGCCTAAGAGTTCATGGGGTGCAGACCAGGACATGGGGCTAGAaatgtgtcctggtttcagctaggATAGAATTAATagtcttcctagtagctggtacagtgctgtgtttggatTTAGGGTGAGATTAACGTTGGTAACACAGTAACGGTTTAGTTGTTTGTGGTGTTTGCACTCGGTCAGTGACTTCTCGGTCATACCTTTTGGAACACTAAGATCTGCGATGAACGCTTTCTTCAAGACGGGCGGGAGGGAACAGTGGCTGGAAAAACCACACCTGCACTGGGTTATTGTCAGCTGAGCTACAAATACAGGGACGTGTGCAGGACCTGAAGCAGGTGCAGTCTTCGTGTGCGTGCCCTGCTTTTTGTGATGGCTGTGGGGAGGGACTACATTGGTAAACTCAGCGGGATGGTCCCAGGCAGCCTTCTCACTGTGAGTTACTGCTTTGCCTTGGCTGGTTTGTTGTGCTtgcttttggggtgtttctCTATGTTAACTAGTCTGTTTTCCTCTTGGCAGCATATGGACAGTGAAACCTAGCTAAGAAGGACAACTGGGAACAAGGTCTGTcaaggagaggaaaagcctTGAGACTTCACCCATACAGGTTTAAGGTTAGTGGATTACTACCAGTACGGTGTTAAATTTCCAGCAGTTTAAACCAGTCTGTTGCCTTTTTGCTTGAGCAGTGGTGGTAAAATTCAGTGGCTTGTGATACCCCTGGGCGAGCGCGTGCTTCTGCCTGGCCCTTTGCTGGTCTGTCCAGTGCTGCTTAGATGTTGATGACTTGAGGCTGGAATTCGTGGTGTTATGTAGCTTGAAATTCCCACCAGTGCTTCTGCTCCTTCGTCCAGATCTGATGCCTGTCTGCATAGCTGAGGTGTGGAAACTTCTTGTAATTGTCCAGGCTGGGTGGTGAATAGCAAAGGGGGGTGTTCAGGATGTTAGGGGGGCTCAGATGGtttagaagaaacaaaactgtgatgggtggaaagaggaaggaattgGCGTGAAAAGACCTGTGCAGTGTGGTACAGGTGTGACATAGGGGTGGTGGAGGAAAGGATGATGTAGAGGTTAGGGAATGATAAAGGAATGTACCTGCAAGgccaagagaaagaagagaggaagcaCAAACACTGGGGAAGTTCAGCTGTTCCTGGCTGTGTTTAGGTGTCTCCTTtgcctgctcctgcagtgctgtACATGATGTACCAGCGCAGCCCGGCTGAGTGAGCAAGCAGTGAGTTTCACAAACATGTAAGGGTTGCTCTAAAATGTCAAATCTGTTTATGGCATCTTTTTATTTGAATGAGAGTCTAAGAACTCCTGAAAGCCAGGAGCAAAGTGATTCATTCGTGAATTGATCATCATCTCTCTCCTTCTTTTCAGATGTGCACAATTAAAGGTAACGAAATCAAGAGAGAAAATAGAGGAGGACAGCAGCAGAGTGCGCTCAGGGTGAAGGTACCTTACCTTGAGGCAGTGTCTGAAGTCTGTGTCACCTTTTCAGCCAGAACGCAGGAGGTGCCGGTAACTTCTGAACCAGGGCTCTGCTTGGCTGCTGTTGTTCAGATGGCACAGAGAGGTGTGTGGGGAAGTCAGCGACAGAAACTAGAAGACAGTTTTCTCCTGATCTGCAATGCAAGGACAAGAAGCTCTGCCTGCTCGTGGGCAGTGAGGGCTTATTTAATAACCCTGTCCCTAAAGGCAGCCTAATAGGATGGTATGTCTGTTACCGTTGATGTATAAAGTAAATGCTGCCTTTGGTCTTTCTCATTTGTTCCTGAAAAAATGTAGAAGTCCTAGCGGACCTACTGAAACTGAGGTGAAAAATGATCTAAGGCACACTGTTTAGGGGGATAAATAACACAGAGATGCGGAGATGAGAACAATGTTTCTGTAAACTCCAGCACAAATCATCTGTTTGGCAAATCAGTTTCAGTTTAGAGGCAGTATCTGAGACTACTGCAAGTACATGCACTTTtataagaaaaatactaaatttgCCTTTAAATAATCTAGTTTGAAAACAAATCCACCCCCAAATGGCCATTATGTTTCACCGGCTGGTCTAATTCAGCTTCTTGACACTAGCTGTTGCTTTGTATGATCTGTCAGTAAAATGTGGTGTTATGACCACAGCTCTGTAGCATTTACAGTGTGTGGAAGTCTTACACACTCAACAACCCCTGGAGCAGCTGATCCCTGCCGACAGTGCAGTATTGACATCTGATTTTCTTGAGCAGCAAACTGGGCTTTTTTTAACTAGTCTGTGTGTGTTACCCACTTCTTCAAGCGTGGGGATCAATCACTGTGGTTTCCAGTTGATCACAGTGCTAGCTGTGTATGCAAAACAGAGCATTTGCCTCACTGGGGCCTGTGTCATGGGTTGTAATGTGAACCGTTGTCAGAGCCAGcgtgtttctttcctttaaggGCATTCACTGCTTGTATTATGCTGTTACATGGTCATAAGATTGATGCAGTGGTTAGCAAACACGCTGTACAACCCCTGTGGTGCCTGCTGCAGGTGCCCAGTGAGTGTGACCATTAATAACTCGTGCTTCTACTCTCTCTAGCTTCTTCCAAGCTGTTTGTGTCCAACCAGTCAAACCCAGCTGAGACCACAGCCAAGACCACAGCCAAGGCCACAGTAAGTCAGATTATTTTGTGTCCGCTTTAGTGGGAATAACAGCACAGTTGTGCACAGGTAACAGTGTGATGGCATTAAAGAATATGGAGCtcttcccctttttattttattgttcagGTCACCAGAGGTAGAAAGTCATTAGGTGACTGTAACAAACATCATTTATTGGAACAGAATTCACTGACACTGCTCTGTGTCAGAGCATTTTAACTCTGCGTGTACCTTGTATCTGACTGCTCTACAGCCATGAGTGGTTACTTCAGAATCTATTAGAGACTTGTTTCAAAGGAGCAAGGTGCTCTCATTCAGGTGAGGATGTACTTCACTCATTAACTTCTTGCTTCTGCCAGAAAAGGGACCCAACATGAGGCCTTTTCTTGTAAAGATTCATTGAGAGGAACAGGCTGGATGAAGGACAGGCCATGTCACACCACCTAGAACAAGCCCCTCCAGCAGATGAGATGTTTCCAGTACAAAGAGACATGATTCAGAAAGTTATACTTGGGTTTATTTCATGGTTGCACATGGCCTTACAGCATTCTTTCACCATTAACCATTGCCTGGGATATATATTACTTAATAGAAGTATGTGTCTGcagaaacagagcaaagcaaGAGCCCCACAATAAAGACCCAGCACCTTTTGATTGCGTAGCTTAAATTTTTCATTGTGATTCTTTGCTTTGACAGAGCCTCAATTATGAATACCAAATCACTGTGAGAATTCCTGTGGTCCTGTGAGGAGTGGGAATGGTGAACGGGAGGTTGGTCTGATACTGGAATTTAGCCTAGGAGCTGTTTTCATTCTCAGTTTTTCTATATAAAAGTACACCGAGTTCTTGAGATTTtcaagcaaagcaaataaatatttatggcTTATAAAGGTTCACCTGAAACTGCATCAGCTCTGGTGCCACCAACATTCTTTAAAATCACCATTTGCCCAATGATGTCACTGAACTGGGCAGCTCTGGTATTTGCCAGGTTGTGTACCTGGGGCAAGTGGAAGtcatttcctttgtgtttgaGCTTCCCGTACGCAGGCAGATGCTGTTCTTCAGTGAGGTGGTTTTGAAGTTCCCCCTAATGGTGGTTTGTGGGGTTTGCTGCATCTTGGACAGGCAGTGGTAGATTGAACagccatctgggaacctgcatGCGGTGAAACCAGGCATTCGCTGTGTCTGGGACACGGATCTGTATCATTCCCACTTCTCAGCATGAGTAGCTAGGGCAGTAGAATATGGCTATGAGtgcaaggaggaaaaggcttcagatgttttccttttgtatctCAGACTGCTTCAGGACTGGCTGAAGAACAGAATTTAGTCACATCAAGAAAATGAAGTCCACAAACGCATGGTGTGCCACGCTCTTCCGTGTCAAAAGCATGTGTGTGAAGAAGTACCAGCAGCATCTGTACGCAGGTGGCGGTGGCAGACTACAGACACAGGTAACCGTGCATGATGAGACAGCGTTCTCCATCATCTTCATGCTTCCACATCCTTGGCATGTTCCCCAGCCTTTCCCACTATCAGACTGAACTATTTTGGGATGCAGAATAGAGAAAGTAAAGCAGCTTTAAGTCATTGTGGACTCCTCTGAGCAGCTGTGGTGGCCTGGAGATCTCTCTCATTCCTGCTAGAAATAAGCAGTTTgttagaagaaaatacagacttATTTCTGTGTATAAACAGAACTACGTGGTCTATAAAGCCTGTCATCTAATGAAGTATTTCTGTTCTCTAACAGCCTGACTTCTGAAGTGTCTCAAGGGCCCACTGAGCCTTTCTTCCTTCACAAACCCGTGCTCCCAGACACCAGTACTGGCAAGGGCAAAGTTGTGTCATTAAGCTGGAAACGGTTTTGTTCAGCGAGGGGCTGACATCAGAACAGTCAGGATTCACCATGTGAGTAAACACAAACCAGGGACAGCAGCTTTTTCTGTACTTGGGAAGACAACCAGGAACAGGAAGGTATCGGGCACCGGAAGAGCAGGTACTGCAGAATTTCAACCCAAAGGTTTCTCTGCTGTAACTAGGATCCATGTTAAAAGTATTCCCACCCAAGTATCCGGAAGGACTGAGCCTGGTAACTAACACTGTGGGGAGGATGGTATCGTGTACCGGCCATGTGCTTTCAGCACAACCCCACAGCACTCAGATACCAATCAGCGCTCTTGTTCAGTAATGAATGCAGATAGACAGATCTGGCTGACGGTACATAAACACAGCGAAAGGACGTGTGAAGCTTGGAggaaaggcagagctggcactTCTGTAACTCAGCAAGTTTATCTCGCAGCAAAGGAatttcatttcagctgaaacTTGCAGTAGTGATTGATAGAGACCTTGGGAAACTTAAAATACAACAGTTCTCATTAATGATACTGATCTCAACTGCCAAGTGCGCTCATCTTGGCCATTTTTGATAATGGAAAGTCTGACTAACTTCTCAAGGCAGCGGGTTGGGCTTTATTTTTGTACCTTCTTTAACTAAGGTTGAATTCCTTTGCATTTCGTTAGGTTGCAATGCAGGTGGATGAGTTTTAAATCAGTTCTAAAACTGCTGCTTGCCAGTTAcctctgccttttgttttcttaatccTGCTCCAGGTAATGTATCCTTTTAGAACATGCCAGATGTTTTACCCTTCATCTGCTCAGGTGATTGTCTTTATCTTGGTAGTTTCCCACCCTCGAAGCTACTTTCGTATGGATTGGTGCTGCTCTACTATACTGTGCCTCCAGACAGCATCATCAGACTCCACTGGTCACACGTGTGGTTGGGAGCTGCCCATGCTGCTCCTGCTCAAGCCTCTACCTTGTACTGAGACTTGGCATGGTGACCTTGTGCCCTGTAACATAAACAGCTTCAGCTGTTTTACTTTGGTGACTTTTCAAGGAGCAATTCACTCTTCCGCAGTTCCTGGGTTAGTCATGGCCCCGTCTCAATGCAGGTTTCAGGGATACGGTGCTTAAGACATTTTAATAATAGTGTGGAGTCACTGGTACTCATGATTCAGAGGAGTACTGCCCACCAAAACACTCCTTACCCTGGGAGCACAGCACGGAAGAAGCTCCTACCTAACCAACTTCCGGGT
Coding sequences within it:
- the ZNF711 gene encoding zinc finger protein 711 isoform X2 translates to MDPGGGSLGLQTQESKMPHTMIMQDFVAGMAGTAHIDGDHIVVSVPEAVLVSDVVTDDGITLDHGLAAEVVQGPDIITETDVVTEGVIVPDSVLEADVAIEEALDTSDHVLTSDLITETVRVPDQVFVADLVTGPDGHLEHVVQDSVSGANSPTMVSEEVLVTNSDSEAVIQAAGTVPGSTVTIKTEDDDDGKSTSEDYLMISLDDVGEKLDHIGSTPLKISTEVANDDVAKDDGFGSEVIKVYIFKAEAEDDVEIGGTEIVTESDFHNGHSVAGVIEQGGVGRMQREKMVYMAVKDSSQEDEDISCAEIADEVYMEVIVGEEEATPLPDTQLEDSSVNKTFVPVAWAAAYGDERRLPRRYEDGQAAGNNLDTRLENKNAVIIGPDGQPLTVYPCHICGKKFKSRGFLKRHMKNHPDHMIKKKYQCTDCDFTTNKKVSFHNHLESHKLINKVDKTHEFTEYTRRYREASPLSSNKLILRDKEPKLHKCKYCDYETAEQGLLNRHLLAVHSKNFPHVCVECGKGFRHPSELKKHMRTHTGEKPYQCQHCVFRCADQSNLKTHIKAKHGTDLPFKCEHCPQAFADEKELQQHTELFQGHKTHQCPHCDHKSTNSSDLKRHIISVHTKDFPHKCEVCEKGFHRPSELKKHSETHKGKKIHQCRHCDFKTSDPFVLSGHILSVHTKDLPFKCKRCKRGFRQQNELKKHMKTHSGRKVYQCQYCEYSTTDASGFKRHVISIHTKDYPHRCEYCKKGFRRPSEKNQHIMRHHKEAII
- the ZNF711 gene encoding zinc finger protein 711 isoform X3, whose protein sequence is MDDVGEKLDHIGSTPLKISTEVANDDVAKDDGFGSEVIKVYIFKAEAEDDVEIGGTEIVTESDFHNGHSVAGVIEQGGVGRMQREKMVYMAVKDSSQEDEDISCAEIADEVYMEVIVGEEEATPLPDTQLEDSSVNKTFVPVAWAAAYGDERRLPRRYEDGQAAGNNLDTRLENKNGNATQYLQICDSISTNRVLKQKTKKRRRGEARQWQTAVIIGPDGQPLTVYPCHICGKKFKSRGFLKRHMKNHPDHMIKKKYQCTDCDFTTNKKVSFHNHLESHKLINKVDKTHEFTEYTRRYREASPLSSNKLILRDKEPKLHKCKYCDYETAEQGLLNRHLLAVHSKNFPHVCVECGKGFRHPSELKKHMRTHTGEKPYQCQHCVFRCADQSNLKTHIKAKHGTDLPFKCEHCPQAFADEKELQQHTELFQGHKTHQCPHCDHKSTNSSDLKRHIISVHTKDFPHKCEVCEKGFHRPSELKKHSETHKGKKIHQCRHCDFKTSDPFVLSGHILSVHTKDLPFKCKRCKRGFRQQNELKKHMKTHSGRKVYQCQYCEYSTTDASGFKRHVISIHTKDYPHRCEYCKKGFRRPSEKNQHIMRHHKEAII